The following coding sequences lie in one Spinacia oleracea cultivar Varoflay chromosome 1, BTI_SOV_V1, whole genome shotgun sequence genomic window:
- the LOC130472502 gene encoding uncharacterized protein → MGSSLSRTRGDSGVGTSGQRIPDSNCDWGSKCNCPNNEHSYSAEYKNNLYLAQKENTSTRNYLEEWFRKREVEPGEEVESKYDDRKPTPSDLRFFGEGDSDEEPSGSDSFDLVYVGECENENGDAVGSPGQLSSGYPSSKKGEKGKKSASASDDA, encoded by the exons ATGGGTTCTTCTTTGTCTAGAACTCGAGGTGATTCTGGGGTGGGAACTTCTGGTCAAAGAATCCCCGATTCCAACTGTGATTGGGGATCCAAGTGCAACTGTCCCAATAACGAGCATTCCTACTCCGccgaatataaaaacaatctgtatttggcccaaaaagaaaatacgagtactcgaaactatttggaagaatggtttcggaagagggaagtggagccaggagaggaggttgagtcaaaatatgacgatcggaaacccactccctcagatctgcgttttttcggtgaaggagattccgatgag gaaccaagtgggtctgattcatttgatctggtgtatgttggagagtgtgaaaatgagaatggtgatgctgttgggtctccaggacaactttcatctggttatccctcctcaaagaaaggagaaaagggaaaaaaatcggcttcagcatctgatgatgcttag